One genomic segment of Brassica napus cultivar Da-Ae chromosome A3, Da-Ae, whole genome shotgun sequence includes these proteins:
- the LOC106438150 gene encoding uncharacterized protein LOC106438150: MSYIPPHKRQLKDPVSPSPFPDSLATKVMKNTDFKSSSVKVNIAYSRDAIFKWFLIGSKGISDEVPPSIKLVPVSSDSSDSRYGEKSFVLMNTNVEKENVIAEESEEEERTRWMLIAEKVEKDLVVAYEQAKKGMQDHHLSDNAKLRLVARFGKILFRRIHAGPVTEYWQAKSSNRTFCTDVPTSFIQNIKSKAIPSHEFCIDLEKEVYVVQISHYTRPHSTIICKCTVKEDGSLSMYKAELNPLRHLVVDVSCIDKNLDMRFMLAGKRKMFTLTEKERSNIQRMLDSVTVDSTVKGGLTWPHGKPPSENGYTIFEVCHVRATTYKNKTLRLRVRETNGYSERFGTWEVERGVTLILQDINTKLQEQNIERGCVLEMLRDALGTIWDFLHCDASLT, from the exons ATGTCTTATATTCCTCCACACAAGCGCCAATTGAAGGATCCCGTTAGCCCTTCCCCTTTTCCAGATTCTCTAGCTACAAAAGTCATGAAAAACACTGACTTCAAAAGTAGCAGTGTTAAAGTCAATATAGCATATTCAAGAGATGCCATTTTCAAATGGTTTCTTATTGGTTCAAAGGGAATATCGGATGAGGTTCCTCCATCTATTAAGCTTGTGCCGGTGTCTTCGGATTCTTCTGATAGCAGATATGGAGAAAAATCTTTCGTATTGATGAACACTAATGTAGAAAAAG AAAATGTGATAGCTGAggaaagtgaagaagaagagagaactcGGTGGATGTTAATAGCAGAGAAGGTTGAGAAGGATCTTGTCGTTGCATATGAGCAAGCTAAGAAGGGAATGCAGGATCATCATCTTTCAGATAATGCGAAACTGAGATTGGTTGCTAGGTTTGGTAAAATTCTCTTTCGTAG GATTCATGCTGGTCCTGTAACTGAATATTGGCAAGCAAAATCATCAAATAGGACATTCTGTACGGATGTCCCAACCTCGTTCATACAAAACATAAAGTCTAAGGCTATTCCAAGCCATGAATTTTGTATAGACTTGGAAAAGGAAGTGTATGTTGTGCAGATATCGCATTACACTCGTCCTCATTCAACCATCATATGTAAATGTACCGTGAAGGAAGATGGAAGTCTCAGTATGTACAAG GCTGAGCTGAATCCTCTAAGGCATTTGGTTGTTGATGTGTCGTGCATCGATAAGAATCTTGATATGAGGTTTATGCTCGCCGGGAAAAGGAAGATGTTTACCCTAACG gagaaagagagaagtaACATTCAAAGAATGCTGGATTCAGTAACTGTAGATTCGACTGTGAAAGGGGGATTAACGTGGCCGCATGGTAAACCTCCATCTGAAAATGGATACACAATATTTGAAGTTTGTCATGTTAGAGCTACTACCTACAAAAACAAGACTCTCAGGCTAAGGGTCAGAGAGACTAATGGGTATAGTGAGAGGTTTGGGACATGGGAAGTTGAGAGGGGAGTGACTTTGATACTTCAAGACATCAACACTAAGTTACAG GAGCAGAACATTGAGAGGGGCTGTGTTTTAGAAATGCTTAGAGATGCTCTTGGAACCATTTGGGACTTCTTGCATTGTGATGCCTCTCTTACGTGA
- the LOC106438151 gene encoding uncharacterized protein LOC106438151 — protein sequence MSYIPPHKRHSKDPDRPSPVPDSLATKFKKNLHFNASSSDKRDRIIYSGDSITKWFLIGSNGIEDEIPLSAKLVPLSSDSVLCKKGIKPSILMSINDHNESREEEERTRWLLIAEKVQEDLVLAYERAKTAMDGENQHVLRLVASFGNNFFYGQKPSNKIFSTDVPTSYLHHIKSHLVPRHGLCIDLEKERYTVKVSHYTRPNETINCKCTVKEDGRLSMYKVEHNQIRHLLVDVSCIDKNLDMRLMLAAKRKITSLTEKEISDIKGLLDSATVDPNAKGGLRWPFGKSSSGDGYSVFESCHVKATVYKNQTLRLRVRETDRYNERIGTGEVKREVILMLKDMNSKLQEQNIDRGCVLEMLRDVLGTLWDFLHCEAYLT from the exons ATGTCTTATATACCTCCACATAAGCGACACTCCAAGGATCCAGACAGACCTTCTCCTGTTCCAGATTCTCTAGCTACAAAATTCAAGAAGAACCTCCACTTTAACGCTAGCAGCAGTGACAAACGCGACCGTATCATATACTCAGGAGATTCCATTACCAAATGGTTTCTGATTGGCTCCAATGGAATTGAAGATGAGATTCCTCTATCTGCTAAGCTTGTCCCCTTGTCCTCTGATTCTGTCCTATGCAAAAAAGGAATAAAGCCTTCAATACTGATGAGCATCAATGACCATAATG agagtagagaagaagaagagagaactAGATGGCTGTTAATAGCAGAGAAGGTCCAGGAGGATCTTGTGTTGGCATATGAACGAGCTAAGACTGCAATGGATGGAGAGAATCAACATGTATTGAGATTGGTTGCTAGCTTTGGTAACAATTTCTTCTATGG GCAAAAACCCTCTAATAAGATCTTCTCTACTGATGTCCCAACTTCTTACTTGCATCACATCAAGTCTCATCTTGTGCCAAGACATGGATTATGTATTGACTTGGAGAAGGAAAGATACACTGTGAAG GTATCGCATTATACTCGTCCCAATGAAACCATTAACTGCAAGTGTACTGTTAAGGAAGATGGACGGCTCAGTATGTACAAG GTTGAACATAATCAGATAAGACATTTGCTTGTTGATGTATCTTGCATTGATAAGAATCTTGACATGAGGCTAATGCTAGCTGCCAAAAGGAAAATCACTTCTCTCACT GAGAAAGAGATAAGTGACATCAAAGGGCTGCTTGATTCAGCTACAGTTGATCCAAATGCAAAAGGTGGTTTAAGGTGGCCCTTTGGTAAATCTTCATCTGGGGATGGGTACAGTGTCTTTGAATCTTGTCATGTTAAAGCTACAGTTTACAAGAACCAAACTCTAAGGCTTAGGGTGAGAGAGACTGATAGATACAATGAGAGGATTGGAACGGGGGAAGTCAAGAGGGAGGTGATTCTGATGCTTAAAGACATGAACTCTAAGTTACAG